The genomic segment AGAAGATTAATCATCCTAATATTATTCGCTTGCACGATATGATCGAGGTTCGTAATCGGTAAATTCAGTTACTAAGTGCGCACCTAAAGTATCCCGATGTTTTGAGTTTATGCCTGAATTATTATGTGTGCTAGTTTTTTTACCTGAATTATATCGCCGACTATTTATCAATTATTCACGACCTAAAGTTTCCGAATTTTTGAGTTTTGTGCCTGAACTATCatgtttgtttgtttcttttttttacatgaattatCATAGACTATTTATCAATTGTTCACTTTCCTActtggattatgatgatatttcaggtaggaaaagtgatgtgtgtttttgataaatagttgTTGATATTTTAGATAGAAATGGAACTCGAAAAATGGGGATACTTTAGGTTTACCCATGTTTTCTAAATAATCCTAATATTATTTGTTTGCACGATATGATCGAGGTTCGTTGTCgtcaaattcaatttcaaatacATCTAAAAgtattgttgggttcgaaatcgagagggcgtcatgcggaagctattagttgcaaactatgagacgataaatcagacaataaagaaaacaatactaaaaaatataaaattattatatgttctggccaattggcctacatattataaagcttaatatttaaaaaaacacaaaaactaatgagagagaaaatctctcctaaccaaaactcttaaacgactatattgtggatgttcTTGTGATATGGTATAAGAAGGGGTTTTCTATTTATaaagttccaaaacctttcctccaagaaaaaaatttgccaaatatggaaaaaaattatatttttcttttaggaaaagtaaaagtaattatggtattacttttattttccttctaaaaaaagtaaaacttaattttggtaagaaaatcagggcaaaaaccctaataaatctccccttttggcttgattttctggcaaaatattcttgatcttCCTTCTTCACACGATTTTCATATATCGCTGttgcttaccatgattaaaagttgatatgAGTTGAAAATTGAAGTCCTATGCGTTGAAAATAAACGCATGGGTTAATATTATTGGAGCCCTGTGTTATAAGTAATAGGGTTAAAAGTGGAGCATTGTGCACTGAAAGTGAGCACAGGTTAAAAGTCGAGCTCATGCGTTAAAAATAtatgcacgagttgaaaggagCCCTAGCATAAAAGTTAAGCAGGGGTTAAAAGTTGAAGTccataaacatgggttgaaaattgattttgattttaaaaatgaattagcAGCagaattgttgaaattttgtttgaaactttttctccccatgtagttttttttaacctttttttttttcaaaaaacttcaTCATCGCCAAGTTCATTGCAACTTTGATGTTAAACTGTCCTCAATTGAACCATTGGATCTTTGAACATAGgttctgataccacttgttgggttcgaaatcgagagggcgttatgcggaagctattagttgcaaactatgagacgataaatgagacgacaaagaaaacaatgccaaaaaacataaaattattatatgtttttgccaattggcctacatattataaaatctaatatttaaaaaaaacacaaaaactaatgagagaaaatctccccctaactaaaactcttaaacgactacattgtggatgttctTGTATTATGATATAAGAAGGGGTTTTTtctttatagagttccaaaacctttccttcaagaaaaaggtttgccaaatatgaaaattttttttttttttcttttaggaaaaataaaagtaattatgattttacttttattttccttctaaaaaaaaaaaaacttaattttggtaagaaaatcagggcaaaaatcctaacaagtATCCCTATTTTTCGAGTTTCGTACTTGAACTTACATGTGTGTGAGTATTATATTGAATTATCACCGACTATTTATCAATTGTTCACTTTTGAAATTTCAAGTAGGAGAAGTGAATAATTGATAGTTCATTGAGGTATGTTTTGATATATAGTTGGTGATAATTTTAAGTAGGAAACTCACACAGCTGGTAGCTCTAGCTCTGGTGTGAAGCTCGAAAAATCGGGATACTTTAGTTGTATTGTCAAATTTAGTTTCAACCACATGTAGAGTATCCCgacttttcaatttttatatttgaacTATCATGTGTGTGAGTTTTCTACCTATATTATCACCGACGATTTATCAATTGTTCACGTTTTTGTACCTGAGATATCACGACAATTCAGGTAGGAAAAGTGAATAATTGAtagttgaattgtgttttgataaatagttggtgatagtttAGGTAGGAACTCGCTTATATGATAGTTCAGGTATGAAACTTGAAAAAAGGGGACATTTATAAGTGTGTTTTTGACcattaatttcttcttctttttttatgtgtgttaatCAATGAAATATGCATCTTTCTGCTAAGAGAAATACTATACTTCATAGTCAAATTGCAGCTTGCTGATAAAATTAATGTACTTGTTTGAGTCTGTGGAGCAATTGGAGAAAGAAGAGAATCTAGGATTTCTAGAACATGGTGCACGACTAcaggaaaaagaaggaaaaatgtaTTAAGTGAAAATTGATCTCTATTACCCTAGGTAATTAACTCAAACATTCAACCAAGTGCACCATTTATCTTTCATGTAGCATGGGtatcatcaaataaaattataccaattttaaaaaatatataagtaaaatatggTTCACGTGCCCATATATTTCCTATAAATTCGCCCTTGATTCGAAATAATAAAGGTTAATCGGAATGGTTGTTTGGATGCACGGAGTTTTTGGATATTGGGTTTATGCATTTGGAACTTTGAGCAGTATAGAATTTTGTGCTCATTTTGTCGGGACTTGAGATAATATTTAGTTGGTGAAAGTTTCGATTGAAAGAAGGAACTAGATAAAGAAAATGCACATTATGCGTTGCCTGTTTATTTGTCTTCATGTTGTTATAAAAAAATGTGTAACTTCATTTTGTATAAACTGATAGAAAGAAGGAAGTAATAGGTGTAACTTTTCAGTTAGTTCAATGGAAACTAGAACTGGGCAGATTCAGCTTTTTATCTACCCCTGAAAACTCTCAAACAATGTATCTAAGCTCTGCTTGAGCATAGACCATTTACTTCGCTTAGTCTATAGTCCAAGTCTCGTGTCACTTATTTTTCTACTTTTCATTTTGGATGCACTGTATTACTGATTACAAATATGGTTAAAGTACAAACGGAACGTGTTTCTGCTTGaatgttatattattttttcctttctgaTCTTAATGCAACCTTGTGCATGGGATATAGGAGGTGggaaaaatatatattgttttgGAGTACTGCAAAGGAGGTGATCTTTCTATGTACATTCAACAACGCCAAGGGAAAATTCCAGAAGAAACTGCAAAACATTTTATGCAGCAACTTGGTTTGTTCGAACCTTCTATTTCTTTGGCGCAACTTCCCTTTTTCACGTGTAGAGTGAATGAATTTTACCATCACATGAATTCAAACATGCTAGCGTTCATGTTCATTTCTTCATTGCAGCATCTGGTCTAAAAATTCTCCGCAACAATAATCTAATCCATAGGGATCTAAAGCCTCAGGTTTCGCTTCCTTCTACTATTATactgtaaatttttatttaaacttGCTGTTCCTCATAAGCCTCAGATGTATACCTTCCATAGTTCTTATTGAAGTTAATGGGCATCTAATGATTTTCATGCTAGCTTTTCTAtgcttaaaaatattaaaaattgtgTGAGCTGCAAAGAGACTGTTCGATTACTTGTTCACCACGTAGCACTTTGTTAGCCATCTGTTGTATTAATCATCACGCGGAGCTTAGTATTTGGCAGTTTTACTGCACAAACCATAGATTGGAATGGTTCACATGGATCCAAGGTAATTGAGGTGTGAAGTTGCATCATTTTCTTGTAGCTATTGTATCTCTCATACAGAGATTTTGAATAATCACCATAGCTGCTGTGGACAACActctttaaaaagataaaaaagaaaaatgaaagcatCAAAGGAGATGAATCCCTTTAAACAGATATGTAGTATTCATATCAGCAAATTACTAGATTCTAGTTGAGGGAGCTAAAGTGGTTTGGTTTTCTAGGAGTTGAGTTCTTGCATGTCTCTGGTGTAGTACTCCCTCAGTCACTTTTACTTGTCCAGTattccaaaaataaattttcacttttacttgcacttttaacatatcaagaaaagataattttttttcatgttttaccctcaACGTTAATTACTGAGTTCCTCATCCCAAGACCTAAGAATATACATCAATTGATATGGGTATTCTGGtaacatattcatattcatcatTGTTTCTTTAAGGGGCGTGCAAAGTTCAAAGTGGACTAGTAGAagtgaacggagggagtatttcatttattcacagaaaataatacttcatgaatatttttgagaaattgaattgGTATGGTTAGTGGAAGTGGCCAATTCATTAActtgttgcttttttttttcacgATCAAACAGAATCTCCTCTTATCCTCAAACCATGACCGCTCCACCTTGAAGATTGCTGATTTTGGGTTTGCAAGGTAAAATTATCCATTTGGTAAATGTCTTTTTGCTGATGTATTCTCCTCCCTCTCCTTCCCCCTTTTGAATAACCTGAATTCCAGCAGTTCATTTTCCATTAGAAACACTTCTTCTGTATTTTCTGTCCTATGTTTCCCTCTATATAAGTTGCAAGTTTACTGGCTAAATGTTCCTAAGTGGTCCACTCAAAAGTCATAATGATTTAAACCACCTCTTTCTTTGTTAGGTCTTTGCAACCTAGGGGTCTTGCTGAAACACTTTGTGGTTCACCATTGTACATGGCTCCAGAAATAATGCAACTTCAGAAGTATGATGCTAAGGTGATATATTCTTTCTATGATTCCCATCCATAGTCTAGTAATATCATTTCAAGTTCCTATTAATTTTGGCTGCAAACACAGGCAGATCTCTGGAGCGTCGGTGCCATCCTGTTTCAGCTTGTAACTGGCAAAACCCCGTTTACTGGAAACAATCAAATCCAGGTTTAATATCTTCACATTGCGAACTTCTTATGGTGGCGCTTTTGAGGTTCAATTTTTCCATTGATATTCGAAGTCTTTGACACAAAGTTCTAAATTTTCTCCCTCCATGTTTGCTGCAGTTACTCCAGAACATATTAAAGTCGACTGAATTGCTGTTTCCTCCAAGTGCAAAAAATTTAAGCCCGAACTGCATGGATTTGTGTAAAAAATTGTTGCGCCGTTATCCAGGTACTTAATTCGAGTGGTCTAGATTTCAACTGTATATAATCAAAACTCAGAGACTTGATTACTTGTATCATTGTTCCCTACACGCTTTGCCATTGTGAACTTTTCAAATAGAGAAGGTTGTCAGCTTATCAGTATTTACCTTAACAATAACAAATCTAAATTTTTCATTACCTGACAATTTCTcattaaaatttcaaaacttgtcttTCATGTATCCTTAATGCACAGTGGAGCGGTTGACATTTGAAGAGTTCTTTAACCACCCATTTCTTGCACAGAAGCAGCCAGATGAGCTATCTTGGTAAAGTAGTTAATGAATTCTAGTTCTCATTATTACAAATTATTTCATCTGTCGGATTCGACTTATGTTGGACATGGTCAGCAGGGATACGAGACCTCAAAGGGTAATAAGTGGTTTTCCTATATCAGAAGGCTATCGCGTGAGGAGCACAGAGGATGCTTTTCAAGAAGATGGTTTACCCTTTCGTCTAGATGATGATTCCAGCGTTCCTGTTGGTAGTCCTTCATTTGCTGGGAGATTACCACAGAGGTTGTCATATGTTTTTTCTTGTGATGCAAAAGCTGAAAGGAAGGAAGTTACTAGTAGTACCCCACGCAAAACAGATAGTATTGACTCTAGCCACCGGCAGTCAGAAAAGAACCTGAAGGAATCTATTGATCTGAAGGACCATAGACAAGCAGCTAATCGTTCAAAAGGTTTTATTTTGCAACACTATTCCCAATTCCCCTTTGCCTTGAAGTTTGAGGAAATTTATGTTTTGCTTGGATCTACAGTCAGTTTGGCTAATACTAACTTTCTGATTATGGTATTCACTCCATTCAACAGCGGTGGATTCATTTGAGTTGATTGATCAGGACTATGTCATTGTTTCTGGCCCCCCCGTGGACTCATATTCTTCAGCAAGTGCTTCTAGGCTTAGCAATATGCCATTCAGATCAAGCTGTTCCCTGCAAGCATCTGCGAGTGTAGGTCCTAGACCAAGTGACCCAGTGCCTATTGTGGGTCCTCCACTTAGCAGCATAGTCCATTTAGCAAGTTTGGAAAATCCCCCATCTGCACCTGGAGCTTCACAAGTATACACCGATATAAATTGTTTGGAGCAGCTGCCAACTGATGGCATGGCCAGAATAGAGTCCCTGCAGCGTTCTGCCTCTGCTATCATGGAATTAGTAAATGAGAAGGTAACTCAAAGTGATGACATTTTCTCCACAGCTGTGTGTGTTGGATGCGATATAGCATGTAGGGGTGCAGGGAAAGAATACACTCTCTAGCCTAGTTTCTTGTAGATCATGCATCCCATTTCTTTAGCTTTGATCCCATGCTTCATTTAGAGCATTAGCTGTTGTTCTACAACAGCCTTGCTACTTTACACCATTGATTTGGTTACCCAAATATAGGAGTCTAATATGTTTGCTCAAGTTGGATTCATCTAAATTTATCCTGTTCTTGCAGATCCTTTCATTAGCTTTTTGCTGTTTATTGTTGTAGTTCTTTACTAGAACAACATTTGATTATCCTAATGTATTTTGTTCTTTCCTTGATACAAACTATTCTTATTTTACTTTCCTCCATATATCTCATAGAATATCTAAATCTTGATGTACATCTTTTATAATATGTTATACCTTGACATAGTTTACTCAGTGTGCAGCTGAATGAGaaacatcttttttttatttcctttttgtaCAAATATGTGGAGTTTAATGTGTACTTAGTGTTTTCAGCAATGAGCTGATCTTTACATACATAAATCAACTTTTTGATTCCTGAAGAAACATTAACAAGAATTTGATGAAGCCAAACTTTGTTGTTCCCTTAAGCGCATTCATTCTGATTTATTGATTTGTTCCCATCTGAGATTAGTTTATTCAGCAGTCCAGGCAAATGAAGACGCTAATTATGGAACAAAAATAGAGAACATCCAATCAACAGTATTGCACAATAATATCTCCCGATAAACCATATCAGATAGTGATAACCATTTATTTGGGATACAAACTTACTAGAAAGTGTAAAGTGGTGAGATTGATGGAAtaagaaatacccaaa from the Capsicum annuum cultivar UCD-10X-F1 chromosome 9, UCD10Xv1.1, whole genome shotgun sequence genome contains:
- the LOC107842845 gene encoding serine/threonine-protein kinase ATG1c isoform X1, yielding MAQSMSRGGGGRCVVGDYVVGKQIGAGSFSTVWHARHRIHGTEVAIKEIATARLNNKLQESLKSEIVILQKINHPNIIRLHDMIEEVGKIYIVLEYCKGGDLSMYIQQRQGKIPEETAKHFMQQLASGLKILRNNNLIHRDLKPQNLLLSSNHDRSTLKIADFGFARSLQPRGLAETLCGSPLYMAPEIMQLQKYDAKADLWSVGAILFQLVTGKTPFTGNNQIQLLQNILKSTELLFPPSAKNLSPNCMDLCKKLLRRYPVERLTFEEFFNHPFLAQKQPDELSCRDTRPQRVISGFPISEGYRVRSTEDAFQEDGLPFRLDDDSSVPVGSPSFAGRLPQRLSYVFSCDAKAERKEVTSSTPRKTDSIDSSHRQSEKNLKESIDLKDHRQAANRSKAVDSFELIDQDYVIVSGPPVDSYSSASASRLSNMPFRSSCSLQASASVGPRPSDPVPIVGPPLSSIVHLASLENPPSAPGASQVYTDINCLEQLPTDGMARIESLQRSASAIMELVNEKVEAHKHLEAFSIQLVILAIWKQALDICHTQAASAIEGSPNQETIRSNEIMKKGQVSLYIKEHLDATNMLGPENVCSHIEKAFLGEVGSAEELAKHIEPGNTEVPDAMEMIFQSALTFGRKGAVDEYMGRTGDAVKFYSKAVQLLAFLQVEAPSLILNPPFSLTNSDRYRLQNYIDVLNNRQSISRSQMMTLLKCEDQHCSP
- the LOC107842845 gene encoding serine/threonine-protein kinase ATG1c isoform X2; translated protein: MAQSMSRGGGGRCVVGDYVVGKQIGAGSFSTVWHARHRIHGTEVAIKEIATARLNNKLQESLKSEIVILQKINHPNIIRLHDMIEEVGKIYIVLEYCKGGDLSMYIQQRQGKIPEETAKHFMQQLASGLKILRNNNLIHRDLKPQNLLLSSNHDRSTLKIADFGFARSLQPRGLAETLCGSPLYMAPEIMQLQKYDAKADLWSVGAILFQLVTGKTPFTGNNQIQLLQNILKSTELLFPPSAKNLSPNCMDLCKKLLRRYPVERLTFEEFFNHPFLAQKQPDELSWDTRPQRVISGFPISEGYRVRSTEDAFQEDGLPFRLDDDSSVPVGSPSFAGRLPQRLSYVFSCDAKAERKEVTSSTPRKTDSIDSSHRQSEKNLKESIDLKDHRQAANRSKAVDSFELIDQDYVIVSGPPVDSYSSASASRLSNMPFRSSCSLQASASVGPRPSDPVPIVGPPLSSIVHLASLENPPSAPGASQVYTDINCLEQLPTDGMARIESLQRSASAIMELVNEKVEAHKHLEAFSIQLVILAIWKQALDICHTQAASAIEGSPNQETIRSNEIMKKGQVSLYIKEHLDATNMLGPENVCSHIEKAFLGEVGSAEELAKHIEPGNTEVPDAMEMIFQSALTFGRKGAVDEYMGRTGDAVKFYSKAVQLLAFLQVEAPSLILNPPFSLTNSDRYRLQNYIDVLNNRQSISRSQMMTLLKCEDQHCSP
- the LOC107842845 gene encoding serine/threonine-protein kinase ATG1c isoform X3, which produces MIEEVGKIYIVLEYCKGGDLSMYIQQRQGKIPEETAKHFMQQLASGLKILRNNNLIHRDLKPQNLLLSSNHDRSTLKIADFGFARSLQPRGLAETLCGSPLYMAPEIMQLQKYDAKADLWSVGAILFQLVTGKTPFTGNNQIQLLQNILKSTELLFPPSAKNLSPNCMDLCKKLLRRYPVERLTFEEFFNHPFLAQKQPDELSCRDTRPQRVISGFPISEGYRVRSTEDAFQEDGLPFRLDDDSSVPVGSPSFAGRLPQRLSYVFSCDAKAERKEVTSSTPRKTDSIDSSHRQSEKNLKESIDLKDHRQAANRSKAVDSFELIDQDYVIVSGPPVDSYSSASASRLSNMPFRSSCSLQASASVGPRPSDPVPIVGPPLSSIVHLASLENPPSAPGASQVYTDINCLEQLPTDGMARIESLQRSASAIMELVNEKVEAHKHLEAFSIQLVILAIWKQALDICHTQAASAIEGSPNQETIRSNEIMKKGQVSLYIKEHLDATNMLGPENVCSHIEKAFLGEVGSAEELAKHIEPGNTEVPDAMEMIFQSALTFGRKGAVDEYMGRTGDAVKFYSKAVQLLAFLQVEAPSLILNPPFSLTNSDRYRLQNYIDVLNNRQSISRSQMMTLLKCEDQHCSP